One window of the Nicotiana tabacum cultivar K326 chromosome 4, ASM71507v2, whole genome shotgun sequence genome contains the following:
- the LOC107786023 gene encoding pumilio homolog 5 isoform X1 has product MATESPMRILEDSRTEKWVPSKDMVSFVSPRNEVAADELGVLLKGHKIHGHNRNKAPNRSGSAPPSMEGSFSAFGNLVHDQSSGRKLSLASLDSAMQNWQSEEQIRADPSYSAYYSSNINLNPRLPPPIISRENMPLAHHFADLGDSCQLNSSDNSGDASLHVSRSSLSTHDEEPEDENLPRSALDDLAQSRASGQHMASFAGQHKSLVDLIQEDFPRTPSPVYNQSRPSCHVAVEEPTDCDIQSIKLDGLSVDISNKPGAGACADVSGDHDIAVLDQSLAISLEKESSVDSLGRSPSPQKGEISASDAPLVNELLVSDGIASGISKNFPAPEVSNNKDEQYFHGRNGVEQQQQQQYHSQRLAAYQVNSPQVQANVLGTNTLQSSLAKGYGHSWFSSVEVQAVPQGSGLTPPLYATAAAYMASGNPYYSNLSPPGVYAPHYNVGGYALASPSLPPFVAGYPSHSGPSVHINTGSGRSISGQSVTSGENIPQIGDLQHVTKFYGHHGLMVHPSFPDPFHMQYFHHPVDDSHAAPGRYMRFPSSALVGLEVDAYASNMEPNLPSYIAEQNFNRPPVGSLNLPSPGKVIIPGNSYFGSPSGLGFAQQFPASPLGSPVLPGSPMGRRSEIKSTPASGRNIGLCSGWPAQRGSGSFNDSKRHSFLEELKQSNARRIDLPDIAGRVIEFSVDQHGSRFIQQKLEKCSIEEKASVFKEILPHASKLMTDVFGNYVIQKFFEHGSHEQRKMLACQLKGQMLPLSLQMYGCRVIQKALEVIDLDQKIELVHELNGHVLRCVRDQNGNHVIQKCIECIPTEKNSFIISSFQSQVAILSTHPYGCRVIQRVLERCSENSQSQCIVHEILESAYALAQDQYGNYVTQHVLERGKPHERSRIIEKLIGNVVQLSQHKYASNVVEKCLEYGDSAERELLIEEILADSEANDNLLSMMKDQFANYVVQKILEISNDKHREILLSRIRVHLHALKKYTYGKHIVARFEQLSEQLSDEDIGTCEP; this is encoded by the exons ATGGCAACCGAGAGCCCTATGAGAATACTCGAagacagtagaacagaaaagtgGGTTCCTTCCAAGGACATGGTCTCCTTTGTGTCCCCTAGGAATGAAGTGGCAGCTGATGAACTGGGAGTGCTTCTTAAAGGTCATAAGATTCATGGGCATAATAGAAATAAGGCTCCAAATCGTAGTGGTAGTGCGCCTCCAAGTATGGAAGGCTCATTTTCAGCCTTTGGTAACCTTGTCCATGATCAAAGCTCTGGCCGGAAATTGAGTTTGGCAAGCTTAGACAGTGCCATGCAAAACTGGCAGTCTGAAGAGCAGATACGTGCTGATCCCTCCTATTCTGCTTACTACAGCTCTAATATCAACTTGAATCCTAGGCTTCCTCCTCCTATTATTTCAAGGGAGAACATGCCCTTGGCACACCATTTTGCGGATCTGGGTGATAGCTGCCAGTTAAATTCTTCTGACAACAGTGGGGATGCATCCTTGCACGTGAGTAGAAGTTCTCTTTCAACTCATGATGAGGAGCCTGAAGATGAAAATTTACCACGAAGTGCTTTAGACGATCTGGCCCAAAGTCGTGCTTCAGGACAGCACATGGCCTCCTTTGCAGGTCAACATAAAAGTTTAGTTGACCTAATCCAG GAGGATTTCCCTCGCACTCCATCACCAGTTTACAATCAATCTCGGCCCTCATGTCATGTTGCTGTGGAGGAACCAACTGATTGTGATATTCAATCTATTAAACTGGACGGTCTCTCCGTTGACATTTCAAATAAACCAGGTGCAGGCGCTTGTGCGGATGTCTCAGGTGACCATGATATAGCTGTCCTCGATCAGTCTTTGGCCATTTCTCTTGAAAAAGAATCTTCTGTTGACAGTCTTGGGAGGTCTCCTTCCCCTCAGAAGGGTGAAATATCAGCTAGTGATGCACCTCTGGTGAATGAGCTCTTAGTCAGTGATGGGATAGCATCAGGTATTTCGAAGAACTTTCCAGCTCCAGAGGTTAGTAACAACAAGGATGAACAATATTTTCATGGGAGGAATGGAGTAgaacagcaacagcagcagcagtatcACTCCCAACGACTCGCAGCTTACCAAGTTAATAGTCCACAAGTTCAAGCAAATGTTCTTGGGACTAATACACTACAGAGTAGCCTAGCAAAAGGTTATGGTCATAGCTGGTTCTCCTCAGTTGAGGTACAAGCAGTTCCTCAAGGTTCTGGCCTCACGCCTCCTCTATATGCAACAGCTGCAGCCTATATGGCTTCCGGCAACCCATACTATTCTAACTTGAGTCCACCTGGTGTATATGCCCCTCATTACAATGTAGGGGGATATGCTTTGGCTTCGCCTTCTCTTCCTCCATTTGTAGCTGGATATCCATCTCATTCTGGTCCATCTGTGCATATTAATACTGGTTCTGGACGAAGCATCAGTGGTCAAAGTGTTACGTCAGGAGAAAACATTCCACAAATTGGTGATCTGCAACATGTAACCAAGTTTTATGGGCATCATGGGTTAATGGTGCATCCTTCTTTCCCAGATCCTTTCCATATGCAGTATTTTCATCATCCTGTTGATGATTCACACGCTGCTCCTGGTCGGTATATGCGGTTTCCATCATCGGCCCTGGTTGGGCTAGAAGTTGATGCTTATGCCTCAAATATGGAGCCAAATCTCCCTTCTTATATTGCTGAACAGAATTTTAATCGTCCACCTGTTGGAAGCCTGAACTTACCAAGTCCTGGAAAAGTGATAATTCCTGGTAATAGTTATTTTGGAAGTCCATCAGGCCTGGGATTCGCACAACAGTTTCCAGCCTCGCCTCTTGGTAGTCCTGTATTGCCAGGATCCCCTATGGGTAGAAGGAGTGAAATTAAATCTACCCCTGCTTCAGGTAGAAATATTGGATTGTGTTCTGGATGGCCTGCACAAAGAGGTTCTGGTAGCTTTAATGATTCTAAAAGACATTCATTTCTCGAAGAACTGAAACAAAGCAATGCTCGAAGAATTGACCTCCCTGATATTGCAGGTCGTGTAATTGAATTCAG TGTTGATCAGCATGGGAGTCGGTTTATACAGCAGAAATTGGAAAAATGTAGTATTGAAGAGAAGGCATCTGTTTTCAAAGAAATTCTTCCACATGCTTCAAAACTAATGACAGATGTGTTTGGGAATTATGTCATTCAAAAG TTCTTTGAGCATGGAAGTCATGAGCAAAGAAAGATGTTGGCATGTCAATTAAAAGGACAGATGCTGCCTTTAAGTTTGCAAATGTATGGTTGTCGTGTTATTCAAAAG GCCCTAGAAGTTATCGATCTTGATCAGAAAATAGAACTTGTCCATGAACTCAATGGGCATGTACTAAGGTGTGTGCGAGATCAAAATGGAAACCATGTAATCCAAAAATGCATTGAGTGCATACCTActgaaaaaaatagttttattatctCCTCATTCCAAAGCCAAGTAGCTATATTGTCTACTCATCCCTATGGTTGCCGTGTAATCCAG AGAGTATTGGAACGTTGTTCAGAAAACTCTCAAAGTCAGTGTATAGTGCATGAAATCTTGGAGTCTGCTTATGCTCTTGCTCAAGATCAGTATGGGAACTATGTCACCCAG CATGTTCTGGAGAGGGGAAAACCACATGAAAGAAGTCGAATTATTGAAAAGTTGATCGGAAATGTTGTACAATTAAGTCAACACAAATATGCCTCAAACGTTGTTGAAAAATGTCTGGAATATGGTGATTCTGCTGAGAGGGAGCTTTTGATTGAGGAGATTCTTGCAGATTCAGAAGCAAATGACAATTTGCTG TCGATGATGAAGGACCAATTTGCGAATTATGTGGTCCAGAAGATTCTCGAGATTAGCAACGATAAGCACCGTGAAATTCTGCTCAGTCGAATCAGAGTTCATCTTCATGCTTTGAAGAAATACACCTACGGAAAACACATAGTGGCTCGATTTGAACAGCTCTCTGAGCAGCTGTCTGATGAAG ATATTGGAACATGTGAACCCTAG
- the LOC107786023 gene encoding pumilio homolog 5 isoform X2: MATESPMRILEDSRTEKWVPSKDMVSFVSPRNEVAADELGVLLKGHKIHGHNRNKAPNRSGSAPPSMEGSFSAFGNLVHDQSSGRKLSLASLDSAMQNWQSEEQIRADPSYSAYYSSNINLNPRLPPPIISRENMPLAHHFADLGDSCQLNSSDNSGDASLHVSRSSLSTHDEEPEDENLPRSALDDLAQSRASGQHMASFAGQHKSLVDLIQEDFPRTPSPVYNQSRPSCHVAVEEPTDCDIQSIKLDGLSVDISNKPGAGACADVSGDHDIAVLDQSLAISLEKESSVDSLGRSPSPQKGEISASDAPLVNELLVSDGIASGISKNFPAPEVSNNKDEQYFHGRNGVEQQQQQQYHSQRLAAYQVNSPQVQANVLGTNTLQSSLAKGYGHSWFSSVEVQAVPQGSGLTPPLYATAAAYMASGNPYYSNLSPPGVYAPHYNVGGYALASPSLPPFVAGYPSHSGPSVHINTGSGRSISGQSVTSGENIPQIGDLQHVTKFYGHHGLMVHPSFPDPFHMQYFHHPVDDSHAAPGRYMRFPSSALVGLEVDAYASNMEPNLPSYIAEQNFNRPPVGSLNLPSPGKVIIPGNSYFGSPSGLGFAQQFPASPLGSPVLPGSPMGRRSEIKSTPASGRNIGLCSGWPAQRGSGSFNDSKRHSFLEELKQSNARRIDLPDIAGRVIEFSVDQHGSRFIQQKLEKCSIEEKASVFKEILPHASKLMTDVFGNYVIQKFFEHGSHEQRKMLACQLKGQMLPLSLQMYGCRVIQKRVLERCSENSQSQCIVHEILESAYALAQDQYGNYVTQHVLERGKPHERSRIIEKLIGNVVQLSQHKYASNVVEKCLEYGDSAERELLIEEILADSEANDNLLSMMKDQFANYVVQKILEISNDKHREILLSRIRVHLHALKKYTYGKHIVARFEQLSEQLSDEDIGTCEP; encoded by the exons ATGGCAACCGAGAGCCCTATGAGAATACTCGAagacagtagaacagaaaagtgGGTTCCTTCCAAGGACATGGTCTCCTTTGTGTCCCCTAGGAATGAAGTGGCAGCTGATGAACTGGGAGTGCTTCTTAAAGGTCATAAGATTCATGGGCATAATAGAAATAAGGCTCCAAATCGTAGTGGTAGTGCGCCTCCAAGTATGGAAGGCTCATTTTCAGCCTTTGGTAACCTTGTCCATGATCAAAGCTCTGGCCGGAAATTGAGTTTGGCAAGCTTAGACAGTGCCATGCAAAACTGGCAGTCTGAAGAGCAGATACGTGCTGATCCCTCCTATTCTGCTTACTACAGCTCTAATATCAACTTGAATCCTAGGCTTCCTCCTCCTATTATTTCAAGGGAGAACATGCCCTTGGCACACCATTTTGCGGATCTGGGTGATAGCTGCCAGTTAAATTCTTCTGACAACAGTGGGGATGCATCCTTGCACGTGAGTAGAAGTTCTCTTTCAACTCATGATGAGGAGCCTGAAGATGAAAATTTACCACGAAGTGCTTTAGACGATCTGGCCCAAAGTCGTGCTTCAGGACAGCACATGGCCTCCTTTGCAGGTCAACATAAAAGTTTAGTTGACCTAATCCAG GAGGATTTCCCTCGCACTCCATCACCAGTTTACAATCAATCTCGGCCCTCATGTCATGTTGCTGTGGAGGAACCAACTGATTGTGATATTCAATCTATTAAACTGGACGGTCTCTCCGTTGACATTTCAAATAAACCAGGTGCAGGCGCTTGTGCGGATGTCTCAGGTGACCATGATATAGCTGTCCTCGATCAGTCTTTGGCCATTTCTCTTGAAAAAGAATCTTCTGTTGACAGTCTTGGGAGGTCTCCTTCCCCTCAGAAGGGTGAAATATCAGCTAGTGATGCACCTCTGGTGAATGAGCTCTTAGTCAGTGATGGGATAGCATCAGGTATTTCGAAGAACTTTCCAGCTCCAGAGGTTAGTAACAACAAGGATGAACAATATTTTCATGGGAGGAATGGAGTAgaacagcaacagcagcagcagtatcACTCCCAACGACTCGCAGCTTACCAAGTTAATAGTCCACAAGTTCAAGCAAATGTTCTTGGGACTAATACACTACAGAGTAGCCTAGCAAAAGGTTATGGTCATAGCTGGTTCTCCTCAGTTGAGGTACAAGCAGTTCCTCAAGGTTCTGGCCTCACGCCTCCTCTATATGCAACAGCTGCAGCCTATATGGCTTCCGGCAACCCATACTATTCTAACTTGAGTCCACCTGGTGTATATGCCCCTCATTACAATGTAGGGGGATATGCTTTGGCTTCGCCTTCTCTTCCTCCATTTGTAGCTGGATATCCATCTCATTCTGGTCCATCTGTGCATATTAATACTGGTTCTGGACGAAGCATCAGTGGTCAAAGTGTTACGTCAGGAGAAAACATTCCACAAATTGGTGATCTGCAACATGTAACCAAGTTTTATGGGCATCATGGGTTAATGGTGCATCCTTCTTTCCCAGATCCTTTCCATATGCAGTATTTTCATCATCCTGTTGATGATTCACACGCTGCTCCTGGTCGGTATATGCGGTTTCCATCATCGGCCCTGGTTGGGCTAGAAGTTGATGCTTATGCCTCAAATATGGAGCCAAATCTCCCTTCTTATATTGCTGAACAGAATTTTAATCGTCCACCTGTTGGAAGCCTGAACTTACCAAGTCCTGGAAAAGTGATAATTCCTGGTAATAGTTATTTTGGAAGTCCATCAGGCCTGGGATTCGCACAACAGTTTCCAGCCTCGCCTCTTGGTAGTCCTGTATTGCCAGGATCCCCTATGGGTAGAAGGAGTGAAATTAAATCTACCCCTGCTTCAGGTAGAAATATTGGATTGTGTTCTGGATGGCCTGCACAAAGAGGTTCTGGTAGCTTTAATGATTCTAAAAGACATTCATTTCTCGAAGAACTGAAACAAAGCAATGCTCGAAGAATTGACCTCCCTGATATTGCAGGTCGTGTAATTGAATTCAG TGTTGATCAGCATGGGAGTCGGTTTATACAGCAGAAATTGGAAAAATGTAGTATTGAAGAGAAGGCATCTGTTTTCAAAGAAATTCTTCCACATGCTTCAAAACTAATGACAGATGTGTTTGGGAATTATGTCATTCAAAAG TTCTTTGAGCATGGAAGTCATGAGCAAAGAAAGATGTTGGCATGTCAATTAAAAGGACAGATGCTGCCTTTAAGTTTGCAAATGTATGGTTGTCGTGTTATTCAAAAG AGAGTATTGGAACGTTGTTCAGAAAACTCTCAAAGTCAGTGTATAGTGCATGAAATCTTGGAGTCTGCTTATGCTCTTGCTCAAGATCAGTATGGGAACTATGTCACCCAG CATGTTCTGGAGAGGGGAAAACCACATGAAAGAAGTCGAATTATTGAAAAGTTGATCGGAAATGTTGTACAATTAAGTCAACACAAATATGCCTCAAACGTTGTTGAAAAATGTCTGGAATATGGTGATTCTGCTGAGAGGGAGCTTTTGATTGAGGAGATTCTTGCAGATTCAGAAGCAAATGACAATTTGCTG TCGATGATGAAGGACCAATTTGCGAATTATGTGGTCCAGAAGATTCTCGAGATTAGCAACGATAAGCACCGTGAAATTCTGCTCAGTCGAATCAGAGTTCATCTTCATGCTTTGAAGAAATACACCTACGGAAAACACATAGTGGCTCGATTTGAACAGCTCTCTGAGCAGCTGTCTGATGAAG ATATTGGAACATGTGAACCCTAG